A window of the Leptospira ellinghausenii genome harbors these coding sequences:
- a CDS encoding helix-turn-helix domain-containing protein has product MLLTHVRKKAIEAIRSEVKRRGLSIRMVVDITDLSYSQIQKILSDNHASASLDSILSLCEALKISFDLIIYPKFT; this is encoded by the coding sequence ATGTTACTCACTCATGTTAGAAAGAAAGCTATTGAGGCAATAAGGTCTGAAGTCAAGAGAAGAGGGCTATCTATTCGAATGGTTGTAGATATTACGGATTTATCCTATTCACAAATACAAAAAATCTTATCTGATAACCACGCTAGTGCCTCCCTAGATTCCATTCTAAGTCTGTGTGAAGCCCTTAAGATAAGTTTTGATTTGATCATTTATCCTAAATTTACTTGA
- a CDS encoding tyrosine-type recombinase/integrase, whose protein sequence is MENARVIQFPSERVPKPSLKPHRIKSEPSIGQMVGKGLTDATMRELSLKFAKPKSEKDLRDRIIFLLASSTGLRAKELVGLRYSNVTHSPEGDILIKYRKKGGKFGYTVISKIVFEEIENYQSQIGEKSDFFLLSLPKRKNGKRSPLSTRGLQWIVNNWGVKTASGKLIHPHALRHTVAQKTFDHFGSIATQKLLGHSSANTTSNYYTRPYFNASAVLNWS, encoded by the coding sequence ATGGAAAATGCTAGAGTAATCCAATTTCCCTCTGAAAGAGTCCCAAAACCCAGCTTAAAACCTCACAGAATCAAATCTGAGCCATCAATTGGGCAGATGGTAGGTAAAGGGTTAACCGATGCTACGATGCGGGAATTATCCCTTAAATTCGCAAAACCAAAGAGTGAAAAAGACCTCAGAGATAGGATAATTTTTCTATTAGCTTCATCCACAGGACTGCGTGCAAAAGAACTTGTAGGCTTAAGGTATTCGAATGTTACTCACTCTCCAGAAGGTGACATTCTAATTAAATACAGAAAGAAGGGAGGGAAGTTTGGCTATACAGTAATCTCAAAGATTGTTTTTGAAGAGATAGAGAATTATCAGAGCCAAATAGGTGAGAAATCTGATTTCTTTCTATTGTCATTGCCTAAAAGGAAAAATGGTAAACGATCTCCGTTAAGTACACGGGGACTTCAGTGGATTGTAAATAATTGGGGTGTTAAGACAGCTTCGGGTAAACTGATTCATCCACATGCTCTGAGGCATACAGTTGCACAGAAGACATTTGATCATTTTGGATCAATAGCTACTCAAAAATTGTTAGGACATAGCTCCGCTAATACCACTTCGAATTACTATACAAGACCTTATTTTAACGCAAGTGCTGTGCTAAACTGGAGTTAA